From a single Thalassophryne amazonica chromosome 7, fThaAma1.1, whole genome shotgun sequence genomic region:
- the LOC117514652 gene encoding integrin beta-1-like produces MNTDQPVTDLIMDTSPLPPGVNITFSNITNGNPLDIQVNVEANECPSDDWNQMQNSTGPWSVHITPRGFSLSVQLHLTLECQCDCKHFTMADTNHAQKPYTTRAAQAQLLSCAAAGDRV; encoded by the exons ATGAATACAGACCAGCCTGTCACAGACCTGATCATGGACACCAGTCCTCTGCCACCAGGAGTCAACATCACATTCAGCAACATCACAAATGGCAACCCTCTGGACATACAG GTGAACGTGGAAGCTAATGAGTGTCCCAGTGACGACTGGAATCAGATGCAGAATAGTACTGGGCCCTGGTCTGTTCACATCACACCTCGAGGTTTTTCACTCAGTGTGCAGCTGCACCTAACTTTGGAAT GTCAGTGTGACTGTAAGCATTTCACCATGGCTGATACTAACCATGCCCAGAAGCCTTATACGACTCGTGCCGCCCAAGCCCAACTGCTCAGTTGTGCAGCGGCAGGGGATCGTGTGTGA